In one Trichocoleus desertorum ATA4-8-CV12 genomic region, the following are encoded:
- a CDS encoding RHS repeat-associated core domain-containing protein, translating to MHALGTRRVVVWKQQQVEGQGHWGETDKPESSIAVRSRRDNREVFHHTDGLGSTRALTDVVGLVTDRYTYDAFGVLLEHQGTFGNAFQFAGEQRDSSTGLDYLRARYYDASLGRFVSADPFAGSMADPMSLHNYQYAHANPVRYTDPSGYMSWAEVGAVITIMAQLTLASSVGFGTGYILGGAIQGRNVSKMFGDFASGFASGVSGGMITETYEAWTG from the coding sequence ATTCACGCTTTAGGGACTCGTCGTGTTGTCGTTTGGAAGCAACAGCAGGTTGAGGGTCAGGGGCACTGGGGAGAAACTGATAAACCGGAATCTTCCATTGCTGTGCGATCGCGTCGAGACAACCGAGAGGTGTTCCATCATACAGACGGGTTAGGTTCAACACGAGCCTTGACCGATGTGGTGGGATTAGTCACCGATCGCTATACTTATGATGCTTTTGGGGTGCTGTTAGAGCATCAGGGCACCTTTGGTAATGCCTTCCAGTTTGCAGGTGAGCAGCGCGACAGCAGTACTGGATTGGATTATCTGCGGGCACGGTACTACGACGCTAGCCTGGGTCGATTTGTATCGGCAGATCCGTTTGCTGGGTCAATGGCTGATCCGATGAGTCTGCACAACTATCAGTATGCTCATGCGAATCCGGTTCGCTATACTGACCCGTCAGGGTACATGAGTTGGGCTGAAGTGGGTGCTGTCATTACAATTATGGCTCAACTCACCCTCGCCAGCAGTGTGGGATTTGGCACAGGTTACATCCTTGGAGGTGCCATCCAAGGCCGCAATGTCTCAAAAATGTTTGGGGATTTTGCGTCAGGGTTTGCCTCTGGGGTATCAGGCGGCATGATTACGGAAACCTATGAGGCATGGACAGGATAG